The following are encoded in a window of Armatimonadota bacterium genomic DNA:
- a CDS encoding acyltransferase has protein sequence MTDSTHSDESRPSLWSRAAAAAAKTPETRNRYVDFLRALSIMAVISGHWLVTAAFLSSDKLDVGNLLAYQDWTKWLTWLFQVMPIFFLVGGYANGVSWNAAMRDGRSYKEWLKARLERLIGPVLPLLAVWAVIGVVVHLIRADSVTVLVMDPNGITVAKPAFEAFSMLAIVPAWFLAVYVVVVVLAPVTYGAWKRFGFGSFWALVALAAVDDVLFFRTGIDAIGYFNFVFIWFAVHQLGYAWRDGRLEGLKKTLVWGIGGLALLIVLVTIEWLPYPVNMAGNTGEGVSNSFPPKLPMLALGLAQCGMLLSIEGPMRRWLTRARPWTATLLVNGMIMTIYLWHFSAAMLVISLAWKFWPAGLAAFPGSGPWWAARPLWLIVYLVALVVLSLAFGRFERGRAGAEPAAAWRQIVGASMMCVGLALLAKDGIVFEGWLKLQTWVFLLPILGAAVAGVLPFGTSARRAAK, from the coding sequence ATGACCGACTCGACTCACAGCGACGAATCGAGACCCAGCCTCTGGTCGCGGGCCGCAGCGGCCGCCGCCAAAACTCCGGAAACGCGCAACCGCTACGTCGACTTCCTGCGGGCGCTCTCCATCATGGCCGTGATCTCCGGCCACTGGCTGGTTACCGCCGCGTTTCTCAGCAGCGATAAACTGGACGTCGGCAATCTGCTGGCGTACCAGGATTGGACAAAGTGGCTTACTTGGCTGTTCCAAGTCATGCCGATCTTCTTCCTCGTCGGCGGCTACGCGAACGGCGTGTCGTGGAACGCGGCGATGCGAGACGGGCGGAGCTACAAGGAGTGGCTGAAAGCGCGGCTTGAACGCCTCATCGGACCCGTCCTGCCGCTGCTCGCCGTGTGGGCCGTGATCGGCGTCGTCGTTCACCTGATCAGGGCGGATTCCGTGACTGTCCTAGTCATGGATCCAAACGGAATTACCGTCGCGAAACCGGCTTTTGAAGCGTTCTCCATGTTGGCCATCGTCCCGGCCTGGTTCCTCGCGGTCTACGTCGTCGTCGTCGTTCTCGCGCCGGTGACGTACGGAGCGTGGAAACGGTTCGGATTCGGCTCCTTCTGGGCGCTGGTCGCCCTAGCGGCGGTGGACGACGTGTTGTTCTTCCGCACCGGTATCGATGCCATCGGGTATTTCAACTTCGTGTTCATCTGGTTCGCAGTCCACCAGCTCGGCTACGCGTGGCGCGACGGACGGCTCGAAGGGCTCAAGAAGACGCTAGTTTGGGGGATCGGTGGTTTGGCGCTCTTGATCGTGCTGGTCACGATCGAATGGCTGCCGTATCCCGTCAACATGGCGGGCAACACCGGCGAGGGAGTGAGCAACTCGTTCCCGCCGAAGCTCCCAATGCTGGCGCTCGGTCTCGCGCAGTGCGGGATGCTGCTCTCCATCGAGGGACCGATGCGACGCTGGCTCACAAGGGCAAGGCCGTGGACCGCGACGCTGCTCGTCAACGGGATGATCATGACGATCTACCTCTGGCACTTCAGCGCGGCGATGTTGGTCATTAGTCTGGCGTGGAAGTTCTGGCCTGCGGGACTAGCAGCGTTTCCCGGGAGCGGGCCGTGGTGGGCCGCCCGGCCACTTTGGCTCATCGTTTACCTTGTTGCGCTCGTGGTTTTGTCGCTGGCGTTTGGGCGGTTCGAGCGCGGCCGCGCAGGTGCTGAACCCGCAGCTGCGTGGCGACAGATCGTCGGCGCCTCGATGATGTGCGTCGGCCTCGCGCTCCTGGCGAAAGACGGGATCGTGTTCGAGGGATGGCTCAAGCTTCAGACTTGGGTGTTTCTCTTGCCGATCCTGGGCGCAGCCGTAGCAGGCGTCCTGCCGTTCGGCACATCGGCGCGACGAGCGGCAAAGTAG
- a CDS encoding redoxin domain-containing protein: protein MIGKPFPEFRLEDQNGKTWTRQDLLGKQTVLFCYPKDGTPG from the coding sequence ATGATCGGCAAGCCGTTCCCAGAATTCAGGTTAGAGGACCAAAACGGAAAAACCTGGACGCGCCAGGACTTGCTTGGGAAACAGACCGTCCTGTTTTGCTATCCGAAGGACGGTACGCCTGGGTGA
- a CDS encoding pantoate--beta-alanine ligase, with the protein MRVLSSIAELRSFRDGLDDVGLVPTMGAFHDGHVRLMSESAKECKTTIVSLFVNPMQFNSPADFNTYPRDLDTDMAVAERAGVDAVFVPAESEMVTKGVYDRLPARIADQWEGEHRPGHFAGVATIVLRLFTLVSPQRAYFGEKDLQQCAVIRCLIREEKLDVELRTIETVREPSGLAMSSRNELLSENDREKAGRIYHTLQSLAGVIQASLEPVSPLCTAAREELERPGFHVQYLAYVDPESMRERTDPEAGGRLIIAAILSRVRLIDNVAV; encoded by the coding sequence TTGAGGGTTCTCAGCTCTATCGCTGAACTTCGATCATTTCGTGATGGGCTCGACGACGTCGGTCTGGTCCCGACTATGGGGGCGTTTCACGACGGGCACGTGCGCCTGATGAGCGAGTCCGCCAAAGAGTGCAAGACGACGATCGTTTCGTTGTTCGTCAATCCGATGCAGTTCAACTCGCCGGCAGACTTCAATACTTATCCGCGAGACTTGGATACAGATATGGCCGTTGCTGAGCGAGCCGGCGTCGATGCAGTCTTCGTGCCTGCCGAGTCCGAAATGGTCACAAAGGGCGTGTACGACAGACTGCCTGCAAGGATCGCCGACCAGTGGGAGGGCGAGCACCGACCAGGGCACTTTGCTGGCGTAGCGACGATCGTATTGAGACTGTTCACGTTGGTCAGTCCGCAGAGAGCGTATTTTGGCGAGAAAGACTTGCAGCAGTGCGCTGTTATCCGCTGCCTAATCCGCGAGGAAAAGCTAGACGTGGAACTCCGAACGATCGAGACCGTCCGTGAGCCGTCTGGCCTGGCGATGTCTAGTCGGAACGAGCTATTGAGCGAAAATGATCGCGAGAAGGCTGGACGCATATATCACACCCTGCAAAGCCTGGCGGGCGTGATTCAGGCAAGCCTTGAGCCAGTTTCACCGCTTTGCACTGCGGCGCGAGAGGAGCTTGAAAGGCCAGGTTTTCACGTTCAGTACTTGGCTTATGTTGACCCGGAGAGCATGCGCGAACGCACAGATCCGGAAGCCGGCGGCCGGTTGATTATAGCCGCGATCCTGTCCCGCGTCCGACTGATCGACAACGTTGCTGTCTAG
- a CDS encoding CBS domain-containing protein — MTLRAVLHAHIPTLTMRSTLRDAIDKMTLYQFATLVIVDENHAPVAVITEGDVARAVHQRGNLTSLASDTALHFGSQSPQIVGPDMEISDALHLMLNSGLTVLPVVENGGLIGVALRTDLMHAILLDAPVKQI, encoded by the coding sequence ATGACCCTCAGGGCCGTGCTGCACGCACACATCCCCACTCTTACTATGCGTAGCACGTTGCGTGACGCGATCGACAAGATGACTTTGTACCAGTTCGCTACGCTCGTGATCGTGGATGAGAATCATGCCCCGGTCGCCGTCATCACCGAGGGCGACGTCGCTCGGGCCGTGCACCAACGCGGAAACCTGACGAGCCTGGCCTCTGACACGGCGCTTCACTTCGGCAGCCAGTCCCCTCAGATCGTCGGACCGGACATGGAGATCAGCGACGCTCTGCACCTCATGCTGAACAGTGGGCTGACGGTTCTGCCAGTCGTGGAGAACGGCGGGCTGATCGGCGTTGCCTTGCGGACGGATCTGATGCATGCGATACTGCTCGACGCTCCCGTGAAGCAAATCTAA
- a CDS encoding MgtC/SapB family protein translates to MDLWQELVSGESWAGAVDVLIRMGLAALLGALIGYEREKSGRPAGIRTHMLLIIGVVLYSEVSRAFGGGDDSRIAAQIVTGVGFLGAGTIMRHRWEVKGLTSAASLWATAAIGMAVATGGEFYAVAIVGTFLTMVTLAWVSKLEAKLVPFAEPTTLLVELDDHSRLTALFQLMQESGISVEGVRIVSTEPKLHAQLEVKGERDKIMRAVGAAEGVGAANWADS, encoded by the coding sequence ATGGATCTTTGGCAGGAACTCGTGTCCGGGGAATCCTGGGCTGGCGCTGTTGACGTGCTGATTCGAATGGGGCTGGCGGCGCTCTTGGGCGCGCTCATCGGCTATGAGCGCGAGAAGAGCGGGCGGCCGGCGGGCATCCGCACGCACATGCTTCTGATCATCGGCGTCGTTCTCTATAGCGAGGTCAGCCGCGCGTTCGGCGGGGGCGACGACAGCCGAATCGCTGCGCAGATCGTGACGGGCGTCGGCTTCCTCGGCGCAGGGACGATCATGCGGCACCGATGGGAGGTCAAGGGGCTGACGAGCGCCGCGAGCCTGTGGGCGACGGCTGCGATCGGGATGGCGGTCGCGACGGGCGGGGAGTTCTATGCGGTGGCGATCGTCGGTACCTTTCTCACGATGGTCACGCTTGCTTGGGTCTCGAAGCTCGAAGCGAAGCTCGTGCCGTTTGCAGAGCCAACGACCTTGCTGGTCGAGCTCGATGACCACTCGAGGCTCACGGCGCTGTTCCAGCTGATGCAGGAGTCTGGGATCTCCGTCGAGGGCGTCAGAATCGTATCGACGGAGCCGAAGCTGCACGCCCAACTCGAGGTCAAGGGGGAGCGAGATAAGATCATGCGGGCCGTCGGAGCCGCCGAAGGGGTCGGGGCGGCCAACTGGGCCGACAGCTAG
- the panB gene encoding 3-methyl-2-oxobutanoate hydroxymethyltransferase codes for MAGKRTAPSILAMKAKGELIVSVTAYDVTSGAIADASGVDLILVGDSLGNVVLGYDSTVGVTMADMVHHVRAARAGVKDALFIADLPFGSYQESPPQAVRSAVELMRAGAEGVKLEGAYVEQVAAITKAGIPVMGHVGLTPQSVHAFGGHKVQGKGEDGERIRGEACAIQDAGAFSIVLELMPAKLAGRITADLDIPTIGIGAGPHCDGQIQVFHDIMGLSERTFKHAKDFAQARKAMAEGMTQYSEEVRTGVFPSQENSF; via the coding sequence ATGGCTGGAAAGCGCACTGCGCCCTCGATCCTAGCGATGAAGGCCAAAGGCGAGCTGATCGTCTCGGTCACGGCGTACGACGTGACGAGCGGTGCGATCGCGGATGCGTCCGGAGTCGACCTGATTCTGGTTGGCGACTCGCTCGGAAACGTCGTGCTAGGCTACGACTCGACTGTCGGCGTCACGATGGCCGACATGGTCCATCACGTCCGTGCGGCCAGAGCGGGCGTTAAGGACGCCCTCTTCATAGCCGACCTACCGTTCGGAAGCTATCAAGAGTCTCCGCCGCAGGCAGTACGTTCCGCCGTCGAACTCATGAGAGCTGGCGCTGAGGGCGTGAAGCTTGAAGGCGCGTACGTCGAGCAGGTCGCGGCGATCACCAAAGCTGGCATCCCCGTGATGGGGCACGTCGGCCTCACGCCGCAATCGGTGCACGCTTTTGGCGGACACAAGGTGCAGGGCAAGGGCGAGGACGGCGAGAGAATCCGAGGCGAGGCGTGCGCTATTCAGGATGCCGGTGCGTTCTCCATCGTGCTCGAACTCATGCCAGCAAAGCTCGCCGGCAGAATCACGGCGGACCTCGACATCCCGACTATCGGGATTGGCGCCGGACCGCACTGCGACGGCCAGATCCAAGTTTTTCACGACATCATGGGCCTGAGCGAGCGCACTTTCAAACACGCAAAGGATTTCGCGCAAGCACGCAAGGCGATGGCCGAGGGGATGACTCAGTACTCCGAAGAAGTGCGAACCGGAGTCTTCCCTTCGCAGGAAAACAGCTTTTGA